One genomic window of Deinococcus metalli includes the following:
- a CDS encoding IS5 family transposase (programmed frameshift): MVAQLVPDTLWAVVQPILPENAPSPRGGRPKLEDRAVLAGIIFVLRCGLPWRALPQQLGFGSGLTCWRRLRDWQQAGVWQKLHQALLQALQDAELLDWSRASVDSTSVPAPKRGAHTGPNPTDRGKCGSKLHLIVDNNRVPIALSLSGANVHDSKKLVDVLNALPKVHDKRFHLLRTRPAKLHADKGYDYPRCRTAVKLRGITPRIARRQVEEKSRLGRNRWKVERTFSWLLNYKKLAVRYGRRSDLFLALGLLASSLVCFRRLHFNF; this comes from the exons ATGGTTGCTCAACTCGTTCCCGACACACTGTGGGCCGTCGTTCAGCCAATCCTGCCCGAGAATGCTCCGAGCCCACGGGGCGGACGACCGAAACTTGAGGACCGGGCCGTCCTCGCTGGAATTATCTTCGTGCTTCGCTGTGGGCTTCCGTGGCGCGCTCTGCCCCAACAACTTGGTTTCGGGAGTGGTTTGACCTGTTGGCGGCGATTGAGGGACTGGCAACAAGCAGGTGTCTGGCAGAAACTACACCAAGCACTACTGCAAGCGTTGCAGGACGCAGAATTGCTGGACTGGTCACGAGCTTCGGTTGACTCTACGAGTGTCCCTGCTC CCAAAAGGGGGGCTCACACAGGGCCAAACCCGACGGATCGAGGAAAATGTGGCAGCAAACTTCACTTGATCGTCGATAACAACAGGGTTCCAATCGCGCTATCCCTCTCCGGTGCAAACGTGCACGACTCAAAGAAGCTTGTAGACGTGCTGAACGCGCTGCCGAAAGTACACGACAAGCGGTTCCACCTGCTCCGCACGCGCCCAGCCAAACTGCATGCCGACAAAGGATACGACTACCCGAGATGCCGAACTGCGGTAAAGCTGCGTGGCATCACCCCACGAATTGCACGCCGCCAAGTGGAGGAGAAATCCCGGTTGGGGCGGAACCGCTGGAAAGTTGAGCGTACATTTTCGTGGCTACTGAACTACAAAAAGCTCGCGGTGAGATACGGCCGTCGAAGCGACCTCTTCCTCGCTCTCGGGCTGTTGGCATCGTCGCTTGTTTGCTTCCGACGACTGCACTTCAACTTTTAG
- a CDS encoding ADP-ribosylglycohydrolase family protein, which produces MTQAFSASPVNRANRIRGCLIGGAIGDAWGSTFENRTAPPEVELPWAFTDDTQFTLATCEAILAAEAVRPDGLAQAFVRWYQARQFTGVGSSTLKALRDLEAGAHWALSGARGERAAGNGAAIRIAPLAFLLDPNDLKERQVIRDVCRIMHHHEEAYVGALAVIYAIQAVVTRPLGWDVLGIGEKLPDSRVRDQLRSLTTQQDMSIEQAAERFGSSGFVGESVPLAVFAAAQEARLGFQGVMEAIMRAGGDTDTVGSMAGQLMGAAIGSSALPEALVSRLPHWEMLSVADRFASWAASLSRF; this is translated from the coding sequence GTGACCCAGGCATTCTCTGCTTCACCCGTTAATCGCGCCAATCGCATTCGTGGTTGCTTGATTGGCGGTGCCATCGGTGATGCGTGGGGCAGCACCTTCGAAAATCGCACCGCCCCTCCGGAAGTTGAGCTGCCGTGGGCGTTTACCGACGACACGCAGTTCACGCTCGCCACCTGTGAAGCCATCCTTGCAGCTGAGGCGGTCAGGCCTGATGGTCTCGCTCAGGCTTTCGTTCGTTGGTACCAGGCGCGTCAATTTACGGGCGTTGGGTCGAGCACGTTGAAGGCGCTGAGGGACTTGGAGGCAGGGGCGCACTGGGCGCTCAGTGGTGCCCGGGGTGAACGGGCAGCGGGAAATGGAGCGGCGATACGTATTGCACCCCTCGCCTTTCTCCTTGATCCGAATGACCTCAAAGAACGGCAGGTCATCCGAGACGTCTGCCGCATCATGCATCACCACGAGGAAGCCTATGTTGGTGCGCTCGCCGTTATCTACGCGATTCAGGCTGTTGTAACCCGACCTCTCGGGTGGGATGTGTTGGGCATTGGCGAGAAGTTACCTGATAGCCGCGTACGCGATCAGCTTCGTTCGCTTACGACTCAACAGGACATGAGTATCGAGCAGGCCGCTGAGCGTTTCGGCAGTTCGGGTTTCGTGGGAGAGTCCGTACCGCTTGCGGTATTTGCTGCCGCACAAGAGGCTCGACTTGGCTTTCAGGGGGTAATGGAAGCCATTATGCGTGCAGGAGGAGACACCGATACGGTGGGGTCGATGGCGGGACAGCTGATGGGCGCAGCAATAGGCTCGTCGGCTCTACCGGAGGCTCTTGTGTCTCGTTTGCCGCATTGGGAGATGTTGTCCGTCGCTGATCGCTTCGCATCCTGGGCGGCCAGCCTCAGCAGGTTTTGA
- a CDS encoding GNAT family N-acetyltransferase: MVTIVRSRQQFGAITTPQQRSPDDEARRVRVLARAEAFTRPLGPLTTERLQAGIPVPAGQVSLIAPDPVQWGAFDSGDAQINTRILEAIADGQQGLVALYGLTRGDTRLAGLTLHAGHQRADPSILDQVDGQTSVPTLIIPVIAVHRGHQRQGVGRQVIDVVISVARARAPYLGITTLSLASTPDSDGFFSALGFERDDVAAPDGTRARWLLLQ, translated from the coding sequence ATGGTGACGATCGTCCGCTCCCGACAGCAGTTCGGAGCGATCACCACCCCGCAGCAACGCTCTCCCGATGACGAAGCACGCCGAGTGCGCGTGCTGGCCCGTGCTGAAGCCTTCACCCGTCCCCTAGGCCCCCTGACCACCGAGCGCCTCCAGGCCGGGATTCCTGTGCCTGCCGGCCAGGTCTCCCTCATCGCCCCCGACCCTGTTCAGTGGGGCGCCTTCGACAGTGGCGACGCGCAGATCAACACGAGGATCCTGGAAGCAATCGCTGACGGCCAGCAGGGTCTGGTAGCGCTGTACGGACTGACACGCGGCGACACCCGTCTGGCCGGGCTTACCCTCCACGCCGGACACCAGCGGGCCGACCCGTCGATCTTGGATCAGGTCGACGGTCAGACCAGCGTGCCCACCCTCATCATTCCAGTCATCGCCGTGCACCGAGGCCACCAGCGGCAGGGCGTCGGCCGGCAAGTGATAGACGTTGTGATCAGTGTGGCGCGGGCGAGAGCACCGTACCTCGGCATCACGACACTGTCGCTGGCCTCAACACCAGACAGTGATGGCTTTTTCAGCGCCCTCGGCTTCGAACGTGACGACGTGGCCGCCCCCGACGGCACCCGTGCGCGCTGGCTCCTGCTGCAGTAA